The DNA sequence GCCGATTTTTCGAAATAATTGTGCATCAACGCCCGTACCGATTCCGGAAGTACGGGACGATATTGAAACCGTACGGTTTCGTGAACGTTTTTTATCTCTTTGATCAATCCGTTTTCTGTATAACCATCTGGAATATAGGCCCTGGCCTGTGATGTAGACATTTCGTGTTTTTCCTTTTCTCAGATCAAGAATTGCATGAAATCAATGATGTGCCGAGTTCACGCATGTGCGTTGGTAACAATGAGACTGGGAGTGCTGCCTGCTTTGCGAACCATGCCTTCCAGAGGCAATCGAGTAACCTGCGCCTTAGTGGTTCCGGGAGTTTTTGAGGGATACTGAATCGTACCGAACGTAAACGTCAGGATGTTGCTCGTGATTTCGGTGTTCGTAAATACCAGTGATCCACCCGCGCCGGTGAGATCCTGTTTTATTAAGTCCAGGTTATCCGTACTCCAGGGGTGATTAGTTGAAAGCGTGATGACTCGATCCAGAAGAGGGAGGTCCACTCGCGTGAGATTATTCTCAAATCGTTCTGTATCCAACTGGTTTTCAATCGTGAGGCTGAATTCACTAAACTCGCGAGTAGTGCTTTGCAAGGTAAGGACACCGTCTTCAAAGCGATATGGACTTTCGGTCGGTGTCGCTAACGTCGGAAAAGTGCCTGCATT is a window from the Gimesia benthica genome containing:
- a CDS encoding phage tail tube protein produces the protein MTLGIGTFTRVAIDSALPFDTSSIPIEIIDSESLIETQTIDETGGTTGTTEHLAERTRLGQKRCSGSIKLAASRLALDTLLPLILGGDESSNEFGLEDSLPEFYMMVDRDEKVYTYSGCRIARATFTGSSGQMVFIELDIEAETETEGNAGTFPTLATPTESPYRFEDGVLTLQSTTREFSEFSLTIENQLDTERFENNLTRVDLPLLDRVITLSTNHPWSTDNLDLIKQDLTGAGGSLVFTNTEITSNILTFTFGTIQYPSKTPGTTKAQVTRLPLEGMVRKAGSTPSLIVTNAHA